A window from Primulina eburnea isolate SZY01 chromosome 2, ASM2296580v1, whole genome shotgun sequence encodes these proteins:
- the LOC140824193 gene encoding uncharacterized protein: protein MYRAKKAIKNIFKNKKKFYKPFTSIVKTRWDKQLRRDIQAAAYLLNPAFAYDKFNMCTKKEIMDGFVEMVTTLISDKSVQRKCIDEVAIYQDRLGSFARQLAIDSSKSMQPDEWWRVFGCNAPNIQNLAIKILSQTSSSSGCERNWSVFERIHTKKRNRLEHQRLNDLVYVHYNLRLKERLDNQMNCQDPIDYESIDKTEFWVMEEEEENSSPILDIDELDEMLYGEEALPINIQEEENLDKGVGEMQETPSLDLEELLDGGDEDDNDYERTLQELDAVWASKDAT, encoded by the exons ATGTATAGGGCaaagaaagcaataaaaaatatCTTCAAGAATAAAAAGAAATTTTACAAGCCTTTTACAAGTATTGTCAAGACAAGATGGGACAAACAACTTCGACGAGATATTCAAGCAGCAGCATATCTCCTGAACCCTGCTTTTGCATATGACAAGTTTAATATGTGCACTAAAAAGGAGATAATGGATGGTTTTGTTGAGATGGTCACTACCTTGATTAGTGATAAATCTGTTCAGAGAAAGTGCATTGATGAAGTAGCAATTTATCAAGATAGATTAGGAAGTTTTGCTCGACAACTTGCTATTGATTCATCAAAGAGTATGCAACCAG ATGAATGGTGGAGAGTTTTTGGATGTAATGCTCCAAACATACAAAATTTGGCTATTAAGATTTTGAGCcaaacttcttcttcttcgggaTGTGAAAGAAATTGGAGCGTGTTTGAAAGAATACATACAAAGAAAAGGAATAGATTGGAGCATCAAAGATTAAATGATCTTGTGTATGTCCATTACAACTTGCGTTTAAAAGAAAG GCTTGATAACCAAATGAATTGTCAAGATCCTATTGATTATGAGAGCATTGATAAAACTGAATTTTGGGTtatggaagaagaagaagaaaattctTCACCTATTTTAGACATAGATGAGTTGGATGAGATGCTTTATGGTGAGGAAGCTCTTCCAATAAATATTCAAGAAGAAGAAA atttaGATAAAGGTGTTGGTGAAATGCAAGAAACACCTTCTTTGGACTTGGAAGAACTTTTGGATGGTGGGGATGAAGATGATAATGACTACGAAAGAACACTTCAAGAATTGGATGCGGTGTGGGCATCAAAGGATGCAACTTGA
- the LOC140824192 gene encoding uncharacterized protein — MDSSSGGQKSSSTSNSVSSFRSKTDPAWAHFKGDVGNDGKRSWTCLHCNNVWRGGGINRMKKHLAGRKGDIASCKKVPYDVRYQMEQSLKAFEEKSIAPMSFEDDNIDGPHMTNLEEEMHPPHTQTMGNDKSSFGAASQKGKRKRDEKMPNFFAPRTTVGAQRSIKSVLVSKEALLNVDMSIARFFYDTCIPINAVNSVYFQQMVDAIAAVGPGYKAPKYNQLRTNLLGSMKKEVQLVVDGYRSVWEERGCTIMADGWQDRSNRQLINFLVYCKRGTSFVRSVDASDIVKKATTLCNLFVELVEWVGSNNIVHLVTDNGANYKAAGVLLHDKYPSIKWSPCAAHCLNLILGDIGKMELVSNLTKKASLVTKFVYNHAFLLAWLRKREGWTEIVRPGPTRFATTFIALKSILERQHDLQAFLLVRHLRILDTSKTKKQVLFWRLFLIQDFGVIAQL; from the coding sequence atGGATTCATCAAGTGGCGGGCAAAAATCTAGTTCCACATCTAATTCTGTTTCCTCGTTTAGAAGCAAAACCGATCCAGCATGGGCTCATTTTAAAGGGGATGTGGGTAATGATGGGAAAAGAAGTTGGACTTGTTTGCATTGCAATAATGTGTGGAGGGGTGGAGGGATCAATAGGATGAAAAAACATTTAGCAGGTAGAAAAGGAGATATTGCGTCATGCAAAAAAGTTCCATATGATGTAAGATATCAAATGGAACAATCTTTAAAGGCATTTGAAGAAAAAAGCATAGCTCCGATGTCATTTGAAGATGATAATATTGATGGTCCTCATATGAcaaatcttgaagaagaaatgcaTCCACCACATACTCAAACAATGGGGAATGATAAATCTTCTTTTGGTGCGGCTTCTCAAAAAGGAAAGAGAAAGAGAGATGAGAAGATGCCTAACTTTTTTGCACCAAGAACTACTGTCGGTGCACAACGTTCTATCAAAAGTGTGCTCGTAAGTAAAGAAGCTTTACTTAATGTTGATATGAGCATTGCTAGGTTTTTTTATGATACTTGTATTCCCATCAATGCTGTGAATTCTGTTTATTTTCAACAAATGGTGGATGCTATTGCTGCTGTTGGTCCCGGTTATAAAGCACCGAAATATAATCAGTTGCGAACAAACTTATTAGGAAGCATGAAAAAGGAAGTTCAATTAGTAGTTGATGGTTATCGAAGTGTTTGGGAAGAAAGAGGTTGCACTATAATGGCTGATGGTTGGCAAGATCGGTCAAATAGGCAACTTATAAACTTTCTAGTGTATTGCAAGAGGGGAACATCATTTGTGAGATCTGTTGATGCTTCTGATATTGTGAAAAAAGCAACCACACTTTGTAATCTATTTGTTGAGTTAGTGGAATGGGTTGGATCAAATAATATCGTTCATTTGGTAACTGATAATGGGGCCAACTATAAAGCAGCCGGTGTTTTGCTTCATGATAAGTATCCCTCTATCAAATGGTCACCTTGTGCTGCACATTGTctgaatttgattcttggtgatATTGGTAAAATGGAGCTTGTTAGTAATCTTACAAAAAAGGCTTCTTTGGTAACAAAATTCGTTTACAATCATGCATTTCTATTGGCATGGTTGAGAAAGAGAGAAGGATGGACAGAGATTGTACGTCCAGGGCCAACTCGTTTTGCTACTACATTCATTGCATTGAAGAGTATCCTTGAACGTCAACATGATTTGCAAGCTTTTTTACTAGTAAGACATTTAAGGATTCTCGATACTTCAAAGACAAAAAAGCAAGTGTTGTTCTGGCGGTTGTTCTTGATACAAGATTTTGGAGTGATTGCACAGTTGTAG
- the LOC140824194 gene encoding uncharacterized protein, with protein sequence MKMRPKEFSGTTDPMIAELWIKSLEVIFEFMELGDEDRVRCTTYLFGGDTRLWWEGASVALNLATMSWKSFTEVFYSKYFTDEVRSRLTREFVTLRQGDLTVMEFIRKFERGCHFVPMIANDAGAKLRHFLDGLQLILCRDVRVAGPTTYDVAVSRGLVVEQDQNDIERDRQGKRTVPVPHRPLISSIRTRSLSMAHPRIEDNSSRDA encoded by the coding sequence atgaagatgagaccgaaggagttctcaggTACGACAGATCCTATGATTGCCGAGCtctggattaagtccctcgaagttatcttcgagttcatggagcttggagacGAGGATAGGGTACGTTGTACGACCTATCTGTTTGGAGGAGACACCCGCttgtggtgggaaggagcatctgtAGCCTTGAATTTGGCTACTATGAGCTGGAAGAGCTTTACAGAGGTATTCtattctaaatattttactgacgaggtgcgTTCCAGGTTAACCAGGGAGTTtgtgaccctgaggcagggagacttGACTGTTATggagtttatccgtaagtttgagaggggttgccattttgtGCCCATGATTGCAAATGATGCCGGAGCCAAATTGAGGCATTTTCTGGATGGTCTGCAGCTGATCTTgtgccgtgatgttagggtggctggccctactacctatgacGTCGCTGTCTCCAGAGGTCTAGTTGTAGAGCAGGATCAGAATGACATCGAGAgagatcgccagggcaagcgaaCAGTCCCAGTGCCGCACCGCCCCCTCATCAGCAGCATCAGAACAAGAAGCCTTTCCATGGCCCACCCAAGAATAGAGGACAACAGCAGTAGGGACGCGTAG